A window from Streptomyces sp. NBC_00271 encodes these proteins:
- a CDS encoding NAD-dependent malic enzyme, which translates to MATAPSVSYSITVRLEVPASGTAVSQITTAVESHGGSVTGLDVTASGHEKLRIDVTIAASSTAHADEIVQQLRGIEGVTLGKVSDRTFLMHLGGKIEMQSKHPIRNRDDLSMIYTPGVARVCMAIAENPEDARRLTIKRNSVAVVTDGSAVLGLGNIGPKAALPVMEGKAALFKRFAGIDAWPLCLDTQDTDAIVEIVKAIAPGFAGINLEDISAPRCFEIEARLREALDIPVFHDDQHGTAIVVLAALTNALRVAGKGIGDIRVVMSGAGAAGTAILKLLIAAGVKNAVVADIHGVVHADRADLVDAAPDSPLRWVADNTNPEGLTGTLKEAVRGADVFIGVSAPNVLDGDDVAAMAEGAIVFALANPDPEVDPAIARQTAAVVATGRSDFPNQINNVLVFPGVFRGLLDAQSRTVNTEMMLAAAAALADVVTEDELNPNYIIPSVFNDKVAGAVAGAVRSAAKAAGVTAAE; encoded by the coding sequence ATGGCAACGGCGCCCAGCGTCTCCTACTCGATTACGGTCCGACTGGAGGTGCCCGCGAGCGGAACCGCGGTCTCCCAGATCACCACGGCCGTAGAGTCCCACGGAGGCTCGGTGACCGGCCTCGACGTGACCGCCTCAGGCCACGAGAAGCTCCGGATCGACGTCACCATCGCGGCGAGCTCCACGGCCCACGCCGACGAGATCGTCCAGCAGCTGCGCGGTATCGAGGGCGTCACGCTGGGCAAGGTCTCCGACCGTACGTTCCTCATGCACCTCGGCGGCAAGATCGAGATGCAGTCGAAGCACCCGATCCGCAACCGTGACGACCTGTCCATGATCTACACCCCGGGCGTGGCCCGCGTGTGCATGGCGATCGCCGAGAACCCCGAGGACGCCCGCCGCCTCACCATCAAGCGCAACTCCGTTGCGGTCGTGACGGACGGCTCGGCCGTGCTCGGCCTCGGGAACATCGGCCCCAAGGCCGCCCTCCCGGTCATGGAGGGCAAGGCGGCCCTCTTCAAGCGCTTCGCCGGCATCGACGCCTGGCCGCTGTGCCTGGACACCCAGGACACCGACGCGATCGTCGAGATCGTCAAGGCCATCGCCCCCGGCTTCGCGGGCATCAACCTGGAGGACATCTCCGCGCCGCGCTGCTTCGAGATCGAGGCCCGGCTGCGCGAGGCCCTCGACATCCCCGTCTTCCACGACGACCAGCACGGCACCGCGATCGTCGTCCTCGCCGCCCTCACCAACGCCCTGCGTGTGGCGGGCAAGGGCATCGGTGACATCCGGGTCGTCATGTCCGGCGCGGGCGCGGCCGGTACGGCCATCCTGAAGCTGCTCATCGCCGCGGGCGTCAAGAACGCCGTCGTCGCCGACATCCACGGTGTCGTGCACGCGGACCGCGCGGACCTCGTCGACGCGGCCCCCGATTCGCCACTGCGTTGGGTCGCCGACAACACCAACCCCGAGGGCCTCACAGGCACGTTGAAGGAGGCCGTGCGCGGCGCCGACGTGTTCATCGGCGTCTCCGCCCCGAACGTGCTCGACGGCGACGACGTGGCCGCCATGGCCGAGGGTGCCATCGTGTTCGCGCTCGCGAACCCCGACCCCGAGGTCGACCCCGCAATCGCCCGCCAGACCGCGGCAGTTGTCGCCACCGGCCGCTCCGACTTCCCCAACCAGATCAACAACGTGCTGGTCTTCCCGGGCGTCTTCCGCGGCCTCCTGGACGCCCAGTCCCGCACGGTCAACACCGAGATGATGCTGGCCGCCGCGGCCGCGCTCGCGGACGTGGTGACCGAGGACGAGCTGAACCCGAACTACATCATCCCGAGCGTCTTCAACGACAAGGTCGCGGGCGCGGTCGCCGGAGCGGTGCGCTCCGCGGCGAAGGCGGCGGGTGTGACAGCGGCGGAGTAG